Proteins encoded by one window of Moorella humiferrea:
- a CDS encoding AbrB/MazE/SpoVT family DNA-binding domain-containing protein — MDQVIVKVSSKRQITIPAAIYKKLGIQPGQKLLLEVQGDKLVLWPKTKSYTELLAGSLKGIYGQTKEEIDEFVRKERETW; from the coding sequence ATGGATCAAGTTATTGTAAAGGTTTCCAGTAAGCGCCAAATAACTATACCCGCCGCCATTTATAAAAAGCTTGGCATTCAACCGGGGCAAAAATTGTTGTTAGAAGTACAGGGAGATAAGCTTGTTCTTTGGCCTAAAACTAAAAGTTATACTGAATTATTAGCCGGATCATTAAAGGGTATTTACGGCCAAACCAAAGAAGAGATAGACGAATTCGTCAGGAAGGAACGCGAAACATGGTAA
- a CDS encoding UvrD-helicase domain-containing protein, with the protein MLPFIADLHVHSHYSRATSRDATPENYYRWALYKGVTLVGSGDFTHPAWREELKNKLEPAEEGLYRLKEEFCRLVEEEAAAAGHPVVRFEDPIIDENGRPLVRFIITGEISCIYKKGGRTRKVHHLILLPNLEAAEALSRRLEALGGNLQADGRPILGLDSRHLLEVTLEVCPEAVFIPAHIWTPHFSLFGANSGFDGIEECFADLSGHIYAVETGLSSDPPMNWRLSALDHLTLVSNSDAHSPRHLAREANIFTTELSYPAVRRALQERKGNGFLGTLEFFPEEGKYHYDGHRACGVCWAPAQTRAAEGVCPSCGRKVTVGVLHRVEVLADRPEGFRPRDARPYESLVPLPELLASALGVGAASKKVTSLYFDLLRRLGPELMILRRAPLEAVAGAAGPLVAEAVRRMRAGEVERRPGYDGEYGKIILMRPEEREYFNGQAVLFGEAGKNAAAAADGACREGADTTGNKVLAAVEEGKAPVYPAPAPVSGSKEGLPVALSAQPGSLLDGLNEEQRQAVAASGGPVIVLAGPGTGKTRTLVHRLAYLIGVRGVAPGRITAVTFTNKAAAEIRQRVSELLSGYGAAADLTIGTFHGICLDLLRKLLGIPQTPTVLDEIDAGSVLAEVLREMADGPSRQVLRVQRQISLLKSRGLLPASPGVPEDLRPVYKAYQERLAQYGVLDYDDILLRTLDCLEDWKVKNLLDRFDHLLVDEFQDVNPVQYRLVKLWAGSGSNLFVIGDPDQAIYGFRGASNRFFRKLQEDFPTARVFRLTRNYRSTPAILRAAGALIAHNYKTGGGISAETLKFVPQDAGDEGITPEPRALLAVRGDGPPVVHLEVPGETAAGIAIVREIGRLVGGVTMLQAHERKRKVGAAVPADGEGEGFGLADIAVLARTGRQLESLEECFLQEGIPYRLIARESFLEDRAVREVLAFCRCLVAPEDDFHVYRCLSSGLFGKGKRTITLVREASGRWHCTAWQAVERLTAGEGNGADLKVLQAFKKAVTTWRGAMELEPPARLLARWMEDYIPRKTTALDRLLRLAERFNDLGSFLQGIILAEEGDHERWSSNAAQEAVSLMTIHAAKGLEFPVVFIAGVEDGLLPLKERCGAPSEGKDLCGVLPTAGEAALGGEDALAEERRLFYVGLTRARERLILVSSRSRTVAGRKTPSRPSPFLEEIPADCLEMQSWTGKKRSNKEVEAYKQLTLF; encoded by the coding sequence GTGTTGCCGTTTATCGCCGATCTCCACGTCCATTCACATTACTCCCGGGCCACCAGCAGAGACGCCACACCGGAGAATTATTACCGCTGGGCCCTTTATAAAGGCGTCACCCTGGTGGGCAGTGGCGATTTTACCCATCCTGCCTGGCGGGAGGAGCTGAAAAATAAACTGGAGCCGGCCGAGGAGGGCCTTTACCGCCTGAAGGAGGAATTCTGCCGATTGGTAGAGGAAGAAGCGGCCGCCGCGGGACACCCGGTCGTCCGGTTTGAGGATCCTATCATTGACGAAAACGGGCGCCCTTTGGTGCGCTTTATCATAACCGGGGAAATTAGCTGCATTTATAAAAAGGGCGGTCGTACCCGCAAAGTCCACCACCTCATCCTTCTTCCCAACCTGGAGGCGGCGGAAGCCCTCAGCCGCCGCCTGGAGGCCCTGGGCGGCAACCTCCAGGCCGACGGGCGGCCGATCCTGGGACTGGACAGCCGTCACCTCCTGGAGGTAACCCTGGAGGTATGCCCGGAAGCCGTATTTATCCCGGCCCACATCTGGACTCCCCATTTTTCCCTCTTCGGGGCCAATTCGGGGTTTGACGGCATTGAAGAGTGTTTCGCCGACCTTTCCGGCCACATCTATGCCGTGGAAACGGGTCTTTCCTCCGACCCCCCGATGAACTGGCGCCTTTCCGCCCTGGACCACCTTACCCTGGTTTCCAATTCCGACGCCCATTCCCCGCGGCACCTTGCTCGTGAAGCCAATATTTTTACAACGGAGCTTTCCTATCCGGCCGTCCGCCGGGCCCTGCAGGAACGGAAAGGCAATGGTTTTTTGGGAACCCTGGAGTTCTTCCCGGAAGAAGGCAAATATCACTACGACGGCCACCGCGCTTGCGGCGTCTGTTGGGCGCCGGCGCAGACGCGGGCGGCTGAAGGGGTGTGCCCGTCTTGCGGCCGTAAAGTAACCGTCGGCGTCCTCCACCGCGTCGAGGTCCTTGCCGACCGCCCGGAAGGTTTTCGTCCCCGGGACGCCCGCCCTTACGAGAGCCTGGTCCCCCTGCCGGAACTGTTGGCGTCGGCCCTGGGCGTAGGCGCCGCTTCTAAAAAAGTAACCTCCCTTTACTTTGACTTGCTCCGCCGCCTCGGTCCGGAACTAATGATCTTGCGCAGGGCGCCTCTGGAAGCCGTAGCCGGAGCGGCCGGGCCCCTGGTGGCCGAAGCCGTTCGGCGCATGAGGGCCGGCGAAGTAGAAAGACGGCCCGGTTATGACGGCGAATACGGGAAAATCATCTTAATGCGCCCGGAGGAAAGGGAGTATTTTAACGGGCAGGCCGTCCTATTTGGCGAAGCCGGGAAAAATGCTGCCGCGGCTGCAGACGGCGCCTGCCGGGAGGGTGCGGATACGACGGGGAACAAGGTCCTGGCGGCGGTGGAGGAAGGGAAAGCCCCGGTATATCCTGCACCGGCGCCGGTTTCCGGTAGCAAAGAAGGCCTGCCGGTTGCGTTATCGGCGCAGCCGGGCTCTCTCCTGGACGGGCTTAATGAAGAACAGCGGCAGGCAGTAGCCGCCTCAGGAGGCCCCGTGATTGTCCTGGCCGGGCCGGGGACGGGCAAAACGCGTACCCTGGTCCACCGTCTGGCCTATTTAATAGGGGTGCGGGGCGTCGCCCCCGGCAGGATTACAGCTGTAACCTTTACCAATAAAGCGGCCGCCGAGATTCGCCAGCGCGTATCAGAATTGCTGAGTGGGTACGGAGCGGCGGCAGATTTGACCATAGGCACCTTCCACGGCATCTGTTTGGATTTGTTAAGGAAGCTGCTGGGTATCCCGCAGACCCCGACGGTGCTGGACGAGATTGATGCCGGAAGCGTTCTGGCGGAAGTCCTGCGGGAAATGGCGGACGGCCCTTCCAGACAGGTCTTAAGGGTGCAGCGGCAGATTTCCTTACTGAAGAGCCGCGGCCTGCTTCCCGCTTCACCGGGGGTTCCGGAGGACCTGCGCCCTGTGTACAAAGCTTATCAGGAGCGACTAGCGCAGTACGGCGTCCTGGATTACGACGACATCCTCCTTCGGACGCTGGACTGCCTCGAGGATTGGAAGGTGAAAAATCTTCTAGACCGCTTTGACCATCTCCTCGTTGATGAATTTCAGGATGTCAATCCCGTCCAGTACCGGCTGGTCAAACTCTGGGCAGGCAGCGGGTCTAATCTTTTCGTCATCGGCGACCCCGACCAGGCCATCTACGGCTTTCGCGGGGCCAGCAACCGCTTTTTCCGTAAACTTCAGGAGGATTTTCCGACGGCCCGGGTTTTCCGCTTGACCCGCAATTATCGCTCCACGCCCGCCATCCTCAGGGCGGCCGGGGCCTTAATCGCCCACAACTATAAAACGGGCGGGGGCATCTCGGCGGAAACCCTGAAGTTTGTCCCGCAGGACGCCGGCGATGAAGGCATTACCCCTGAACCCCGGGCCCTTTTGGCCGTGAGGGGAGACGGTCCGCCCGTGGTGCACCTGGAAGTCCCCGGCGAGACGGCGGCGGGCATTGCCATCGTCAGGGAAATCGGCCGCCTGGTAGGGGGTGTCACCATGCTCCAGGCCCACGAACGCAAAAGGAAAGTTGGGGCGGCGGTCCCGGCCGATGGGGAAGGCGAGGGCTTCGGTTTGGCCGATATAGCCGTCCTGGCCCGGACGGGGCGCCAGCTGGAGTCCCTGGAAGAATGTTTCCTACAAGAGGGTATACCTTACCGCTTAATAGCCCGCGAAAGCTTCCTGGAAGATCGGGCGGTACGGGAGGTCCTGGCCTTCTGCCGGTGCCTGGTCGCGCCTGAAGACGATTTCCATGTTTATCGCTGTTTATCCAGCGGTCTTTTCGGTAAGGGTAAAAGGACAATCACCCTGGTGCGGGAGGCGTCCGGGCGCTGGCACTGCACGGCCTGGCAGGCCGTTGAAAGGTTAACGGCGGGGGAAGGCAATGGGGCAGACTTAAAAGTTTTGCAGGCCTTTAAAAAGGCCGTGACAACCTGGCGCGGGGCAATGGAACTGGAGCCCCCGGCCCGCCTGCTGGCCCGTTGGATGGAAGATTATATACCTCGCAAAACAACGGCCCTGGACCGCCTGTTGCGGTTGGCGGAGCGCTTCAACGACCTCGGGTCGTTTTTGCAGGGCATCATCCTGGCGGAGGAAGGGGATCATGAACGCTGGAGCAGCAACGCCGCTCAGGAAGCGGTGAGCCTGATGACCATCCACGCCGCTAAAGGTTTAGAGTTTCCCGTGGTCTTTATTGCCGGTGTGGAAGACGGGCTGCTGCCTCTAAAGGAGCGCTGCGGAGCCCCATCGGAGGGAAAAGACCTTTGCGGGGTTCTCCCGACGGCCGGGGAAGCCGCATTGGGAGGGGAAGACGCTCTGGCCGAGGAACGCCGCCTTTTCTATGTGGGACTTACCAGGGCGCGGGAGAGGCTCATCCTGGTATCCTCCCGCAGCCGCACCGTTGCCGGCCGCAAAACGCCTTCCCGTCCTTCGCCTTTTCTGGAGGAAATACCGGCAGATTGCCTGGAGATGCAGAGCTGGACCGGAAAAAAGAGAAGTAACAAGGAAGTAGAGGCATATAAGCAATTGACCCTGTTTTAG
- a CDS encoding PocR ligand-binding domain-containing protein: MYLASLLRRTDQVALKRLLGSFTEATGMRAVILDSSLEPIIGVEDYNYHCHFCQLVNSVTEGMERCRETYRRALRAVELLDPCILFCHAGLVHWAAPLKCEGQIVGIIICGQVTMWPMDDAAVKEIFNRVADLGLPSRELRAAIQKLRFISARQVQQGAELLKKLAARIAANSMEFTVKNEIATSFKGPSLWEWLVERAPWEEDNSYQLELEDELAMRVRLGDRLGAETILENLLGSILFTNIGRAEIIKFRLLELLTILSRAAVAGGARPEEILNLSAISMQKIATLSLEESFIWLLRTLDEFMDRIYHTGERRQTPPVEKVVAYINAHYRESISLEDIAAIVGLSPAHLSRLFKREMGRTVIEYLTLVRIEAAKRMLREGKTLEEVAAATGFSEVTYFSRVFKRETGVTPGTYRSRYTLKVI, from the coding sequence ATGTATTTGGCATCCCTTTTGCGTCGTACAGATCAAGTGGCTTTAAAGCGCCTGCTGGGTTCTTTCACCGAGGCTACCGGGATGCGGGCGGTTATATTGGATTCTTCCCTGGAACCTATTATCGGGGTGGAAGACTATAACTATCACTGCCATTTTTGTCAGCTCGTTAACTCGGTTACCGAAGGGATGGAGCGTTGCCGTGAAACCTATCGCCGCGCCTTGCGAGCGGTGGAACTGCTTGATCCATGTATTCTCTTTTGCCATGCGGGATTGGTTCACTGGGCAGCACCGCTGAAGTGCGAAGGGCAAATCGTGGGGATAATCATCTGCGGTCAGGTTACAATGTGGCCTATGGATGATGCGGCCGTGAAGGAAATATTTAATCGGGTGGCGGACCTGGGCCTGCCGTCGCGGGAATTGAGGGCCGCCATTCAAAAATTGCGGTTTATCTCCGCACGCCAGGTCCAGCAGGGAGCGGAACTGTTAAAAAAGCTAGCGGCTCGGATAGCCGCCAACAGCATGGAATTTACCGTAAAAAACGAAATAGCTACTTCTTTTAAGGGTCCTTCCCTTTGGGAATGGTTAGTGGAGAGGGCTCCTTGGGAAGAAGACAATAGTTACCAGCTGGAACTGGAAGATGAGTTGGCAATGCGGGTACGCCTGGGAGACCGGTTGGGAGCGGAAACAATTTTGGAAAATCTTCTGGGGAGCATACTTTTTACCAACATTGGTCGCGCTGAAATTATTAAATTTCGTCTGCTGGAACTCCTAACCATCCTTTCACGGGCGGCTGTAGCCGGAGGCGCCAGGCCGGAAGAGATTTTAAATTTAAGCGCCATCAGTATGCAAAAAATTGCTACTTTATCCCTTGAAGAGAGCTTTATCTGGTTGTTACGCACCCTGGACGAGTTTATGGACCGTATCTATCATACCGGAGAAAGGCGGCAGACGCCGCCGGTAGAAAAGGTCGTTGCCTATATCAATGCCCATTACCGGGAAAGCATTAGCTTAGAGGACATAGCTGCCATCGTAGGGTTAAGCCCGGCGCACCTGAGCCGCCTGTTTAAAAGGGAAATGGGCCGTACGGTTATTGAATACCTCACCCTAGTCCGCATTGAAGCCGCCAAACGCATGTTGCGGGAAGGGAAAACTTTAGAAGAAGTAGCAGCGGCGACGGGATTTAGCGAGGTTACCTATTTTAGCCGCGTTTTTAAAAGGGAAACAGGCGTAACACCGGGAACTTACCGGAGCCGATATACACTAAAAGTGATATAG